TCGAAGCGGGCCTTATCGCTCTCGAAGATGGCAAAATTCAGATTCAGGCTTCCTTCCTTTTCCCGATTAACGGCGCCGACCTTACCAAAGAAGGTGAGGGCGTGATTCGTGGCATTAGCAAGGGCCTTTTGGAAGCACTTGATTCTACTGACGTGATTATGGTGAGCGGCTTTACTGACGATACTCCGGTGAAGTCCAAGACTTATACCAACTGGAACCTTTCTACCGAACGTGCCGTGAACGTGGTCAAGACTTTGATTGCGCAGGGGTTCCCGCCTGACAGGCTCTTTGCCGCAGGCTTTGGCGAACACATGCCCAAGTACCCCAACGACAGCGAAGAACATCGTCGTTTGAACCGTCGCGTAGAAATCGGTGTGACCCCGCTCCAGAAGACGACGCAGGAGTAATTAGGTTTTTATGCAGGAACGCTTGGAAACATTGCGTACGGGAATCGATGCTATCCGCAAGAGCGGAAAGCTGCCCCATTGGCGTATGGTCTATGCCGAAAACCTGCTGAATCGTGCCGGAGAATATTTGGCGGTTGACAGGCTCCCTGAAGCGAACATGGTGGCCGACAAATTGGATCGCTGGATCAAGACGCATACACCGCGTGTCGATTCCTCTGAACGATTCTCCGAAAATCCCATGGTTTTCTGGAATGCGGAAATGCTTTTGGGCATGTCTGCCAAATTGAAGCAGACCTTGCTTGAAAAACGTCAGCTCGTTCCTGCAACGGAACGTGAATCAACGATTCGTCGCTTGACTCTTGTCGAAGGCTGGATTCGCGAAGGCCAGCTTTTGCAGGCCCACGATGAACTTCTGGCCCTCCGTACGGCGCTTATTGCCCGCTTGAGGCGTAGTTTCCGTGCCCGTCTGGTCGCTACCGACTTGTATCATGGCTCGGTACAGCCTGCCGGAAGTTTGGTTGGCCCGTACAATGCATTGCATACGCTCGAAGAAACCTTCCATGTGGTGGGCGAGCGTGACCCGATTTGGATTGAAGACTTCCTTGAAATATATAATGACCTGTTCCGTGTGGTGGAACGCCTCGTTCCTCAAGATAAAAAATGAGTCTAAAAAAAGAGCTCCCGAAGGAGCTCTTTTAAATTTTGATATGCGGCCTATTTAGAAACCGATACTCAACTGGCCCATGTAGACACGTTCTTCGTCTTGGCCGGTGTAGTAACCGAGTTCTTCAGCCCAAGTGGCGAATTCAACCGTAATGAATCGGAGGGCTTCAATCGCGAAACCTGCAGCGGGGTAGCCGCCCTTGAAACCGCCCGAAAGGCGCAAGGCGAGGGCACGGATTTCATTGTTGTAGCCAGGCCATGCAAGCAAGTTCTGCTCGACTTCAAGACCCATATTCAGGTGAGAGAAAACCTTGTAGTTCCTATCGCTGTTGATTGCGTCGGCGTAGTCACATGCAATGTTGAATTTGCGGGCGTAGCCGGTGTTCTTGTTGAAGAATCGCGGACTGTAGTTGAAACCTGCGGTCAGGTTCGGCGTAATCTTGTCGCCGGCAAGTTCCTTGAAATAGATATCGCGCAGGGACATACCGACTCTGAATTCACGGGTGAGCTGGTAGAGCACGCCCAAGTCGATACCGGCAGAAACGGATTTGAAATCAAAAATATTGTCGGTGGCGTCATGGTAGCGGTCTTCAAGAGTATCCTGGAGGGCATCGTAGTTCAGAACGTCGACTGTAATCATTTCGACTTTCTGACGCTTGGCCATTTTGATACCCACACCGACTGAGAAATTGTTCGTAAATCCGTAAGAAATACCTGCCTGGGCCACACCGTCGACGTAGAAGGTGTCAACGACAAGGAACGGAAGAATAAGGCCTCCGTCCAGGTAAGGCGCGACGTTACCGTCAACCCAAATAGCTCCGCCGAATCCGTGGAATGCCATTTCGGCATCCATCTTGATTTTCATGGTCAGGTACTTGTGGTCGTAATTATTCAGTTTGTGAACCAGTTCGGGGTGGGCAGCGAGCGTGTCCATGAGCACATTAGACTGGCTCAGACCATTGTCGTTGGCGTAATTTCTTGCGTTCTTGTAAATCTTCTGCAAGTCTTTTGCCAGGCTATAGGTCGAAAAGTAGGTTTCGAACGGACCGGCTCCACCCAAGTTCAATCGCATGTCGCCCAAGAAATTGCGGGGATAGTAACCTTGTTCGGGGCGTAATTCATAGTTGCCCAAACGGTTGATCTGGCTCAAACCGGCGTAGTTAAAGTAGATGGCTTCTTTGTCGTCAACAAGGGCAACATGTGCATTACCCATGGCTTCGGCTCGTAGGGAATGGTGCGTCGGAGCCTTGGCTGCATATGAGGCGATTGCAAGTACAAAAATCAGGAAAAACAGAATCTTTTTCATAGCTTAGTTCCTCCCCGCAAACCACTGCATAAAGCGTTCTTCGTTGTAGTTTGCCCAGCATCCACCGATGTAATTCTTTCGGAACTCGAGATCGTAGGTGGGGGGATAATGGGTATCCTTGGCTACGGCTCTTTTATAGGCGATGAATTCTTCGAAGGGGCGGCCTTGCGGGTTGAAGACGAGCCCGGCTGCAAAAACTAAGCGGTGGTCGCCAGCGGCGACGCGGTTCTTGTATTCAGGATAGACAAATTTCCATTCTCGACCGAGTTCTTTCTGGTTGTTGGACGGGTCGTTTGCGACGGTTACTCCGTTCATGTCGATATCGACCGTCATATATTTTTCGTTCGGGCCAGCCTTTTTAATCACACGGAGGTCGCTGATGGCTGTTTTTCCGGCGGTAACGTTTTTAAGGATAAGGTCGTTGTCGTATTCGATTTCGTTGCTCTTGTCGCTCACGTCTTCGTCGATTTCGCCATCACCATCGTTGTCTTCGCCGTCGTAGAGTTCTTCGTCGACGCAGCCGTCGCCATCGTCATCGAGAATGTCGCTGTAGCCGAACTGGCCGATGATGATGTTCAAAGTCTTGGTCTGCTGGTCTTCGTCATCCTTGGCGTCTTCGGTTTCTTGGGCCAAAGCGCCACACATGCTGCTCACGGCTTTCTTTTGAGATTCTTCTTTTAAGTCACCGAAACCCTGCAGGTAGCTGTCGAACATCTTGGTCATGCTTTCGGGGCTTTCTTCACAGGTCTTGAACACGGCGTCGAATGCTTCCACGGCTTCTGCCGGCTCGTTTTTGATGTTGTTCAGGACCGAGGCCATGTCGCAGGAATTTTCATCGTTCTTGTTCAAGGAACAACCATTCATTCCTTGGGTCGTTTTGCGCAGGACGAGCATGGTTTTCATCATTTGAAGAACCATGTAGCCTTCGGAAAATGTCTTGTAAGTAATAACGCTGTCGGTTTTTCCGGCCTTGTCGCGAGCGATAAAGGCGTTGGCGATGACATTGACGGAATCAATCGTTTCCTGGAGCTGTGCGGCAACTTGGTCTGACATGCCAGAGAACGGAACCTTGGATTCGCGGCTGGCGTTTACGTAGGCGAGTAGCGAAAAAACGTTGGTTTCTTGGGTGCTGTTCAGCATGCGGTTCAGTTTCGCCTTCATGAGGCCGAACCAAGCCTGGGAATAGTTGGAGTCGGCGGCAATAGCCTTACTGAAATAGTGCTCGGCTTCAGAATATTCGTTGCTGCGGATGTGCTTGTAGCCTTCGTAGGTGAGGGCTTCCGCATCGCTGTCCTTGATGTTAATGCTTTCGGTCGGGTTAAAGATGTTGCATCCGGCAATGCCTAGAGAAAGCAATAGTGCCGTTGCCCATAAAATCTTGGATTGAAGTATGCGTTTCATAACGTGTTCCCCGTTTGCGTAAAAGATAACATTATTCTTACAAAAAGTATGTATCAATCTGTTTTTTGCGGGAATTTTGAAAAAATAAGTGATTATTGTCGCTTTTTTCATGCGCTTTTTCTTGGAAACCTAAAATATCTATCTTTGGGGTATGGAATCGTATCGAGAGTATTTTCCGACAAAGGCGTTTCGTGTAGCCGAAATGCGCCTTGCAACCCTGTTAAGGGCGGAAAGGGACCGTTTAGATGCGATTGCAACGTCGCTTGGTCGAGAATCGGCAATCGGTCCTGATAACTTACTCGAAGAACTCCCCAAAATCAAGGAATTTACGCGGGAATACCACCGGCTTTTTGCGGAATATTTAGACGCTGTTTTGCCGCAACAGCCGAGGCCTATTCAGTGTCGACCCGCCTGTGGTAATTGCTGCCATCATTACCCGATGTCGGTAGAGCCCTTTGAACTTGTGACGTTGTATTGTGACCTCAGGGGGCGGAATGACTTGCTCGATATTATGGAAGCGTGCCAGGTAAGGTCGTCGCTGTTTAGCAAGTTTTTTGAGGCTAGACGGGCCGAGGGGGCAGTTCCTGACCAGATGGATTTGGACGATTACGCCGAAGACAAGGCCCTGCATGATTATTTTAGCGCCTGGAATCCGTGCCCGTTTTCGGACAAGAAGGGCGATTGCACGGTCTACCCGTTGCGCCCAGTTTCTTGCCGTATGTATTTTAGCGAAACGGATCCTAAGTTCTGTACGCCGGAGCATTTACAGACTCCCGAGAACGATAGCTATATTGTGTACTTGCCCGATAGCATCGAAGATGCCGTTTACGGAATCTCGGAGCATTACGCCCTATTGGATTTGCCCGAAAGTTACTTTGGCGGACTTTTGGCCGTAAACCGCTTTGAAGGCTTGATTGGCGGAAACTAGAAATGAATCTGTTTGGAATGCAACTCGACCTGTTCGGGAACAATACCGATGCTCCCAAGGAACCGGCAAAGCCGAAAGTGCCGGCTTCGGTTTCGCAGAATGGATTGGTGCATTTCAAGTACAATACCCAGCTCAAAAAGAGTATCCGTTGCAAGGGGGGAGTGCTGTTTGGCCACCCTGAGGTGATTTTGCCTGCTTACATGAAGGAGCCTGAGTTTGCGCCGGCGCGTGAGCTTGCCGCCGAATGGGCGGAACACGCCGTAAAACGCAAGACGGCGAAGAACAAGGCGATTATCAAGGATTTGGTCAGCCGCTTTTGGACATTGGTGGAACAGATTCTTGCAGACCGGGGCGATGAATCCTTGTCAACCAAGGGCAGGCTCCCGCCGATTAAGCCCCAAGGCAAGTACCATAATTTGAACGATGTGCTTGCTGCTATCAACAGCACTTATTTTGAAGATAAATTAACTTGCCGTATCACCTGGAGTAACCGCGTTGGCGGACTTAGTTTTCATTCGGTCCGTCAGGACCCCGTGACTGGCGAAGAATTCCATTTGATCAGCATCAGCAAGGGTTACGATGCCGCGAACTGCCCGGAATACGCCGTGGCCGGTGTCGTGTACCATGAATGCCTGCATATTGCCATTCCGGTCGAAGTCAAGAACGGCCGTCGCATTGTGCATGGCCGTAACTTTAGACGCCGCGAACGCCAGTACATCTATTACGACGAATGGATACACTGGCACAATCACGTGCTTCCGCAGAATATCCGCAAGATGCGCCGCCATGGCGAACTCTAAAATTTCTATCTTTCTGCCGTAAATTTTAAACGTGATTTAATCACAGGATAAATACTATGGCAATGCAAGATATGAACGACCAGGTGCAGGCGCGCCTCGCTAAGCTCGAAAAGTTCAAGGAAATGGGTGTGGAGGCTTATCCGCACAAGTTCAACCGCACGCATGATTCTAAGGTTTTGAAAGAAAATAAAGCTGCCTTGATGGCTTCTGGCGAAGAAATCGCTTTCGCCGGCCGTGTGGTTCGCTTCAACCGCAAGGGCAAAATGTGCTTTATGCACCTCAAGGACCGTTACGGTCGCTTGCAGGTGGTGGTGGCCCGTGACGAAGTCGGCGAAGAAAACTACGAAGTCGTGAAGATGACCGACCTCGGTGACTTTATCGGCGTGAATGGTTCCATGTTCGAAACCCAGACGGGTGAATACTCCGTGCACGTGAAGAAGGTGACCATGCTTTCGAAGGCCGTGCGTCCGCTTCCGGTGGCCAAGGAAAAGGTCGACGAAAACGGCAACAAGGTCGTGTTCAACGAATTTGCCGATGTGGATACCCGTTACCGCCAGCGTTATATCGATATGGCCTTGAACGACGACGTGAAGGAAGTCTTCATCAAGCGTTCCAAGATCATGCAGGCTATCCGTGAATACCTGATCGAAAAGGGATTCATCGAAGTGGAAACTCCGACGCTCCAGCCGATTTACGGCGGTGCAAACGCCCGTCCGTTTACCACGCACCACAACGCTTGCGACATGACGCTTTACCTGCGCGTCGCTCCGGAACTTTACCTGAAACGCTGCATCGTGGGCGGCATGGAAAAGGTGTTCGAATTCTCCAAGAACTTCCGCAACGAAGGCATGGACCGCACCCATAGCCCGGAATTCACCGGTCTCGAATTCTACGAAGCCTATGCCGACTACAACGACATGATGGTGCACTTCGAAAACATTTACGAACGCGCCTGTATTGCCGCCAACGGCACCACCAAGATTGAATACCAGGGCAAGGAAATTGACTTCAAGGCCCCGTGGCCTCGCTACAGCATGATCGAAGCCATCGAAAAGTTCGGCGGCCTCAAGGTCAACGAAATGAGCGACGACGAAATCAAGGCCAAGATGGAAGAACTCGGCGGACACCTGGATGGCGAATTCAGCCGCGGCCGCGGTATCCTCGAACTGTTCGAGCTCACCGTGGAAGACAAGCTTATCCAGCCGATGTTCATCAAGGACATGCCGACTGAAAGTACTCCGCTCTGCAAGAAGCACCGTACCATCGAAGGCCTTATCGAACAGTTCGAGCCGTACGCTAACGGCTGGGAACTGGGCAACGCCTATACCGAACTTAACGACCCCATCCGTCAGCGTGAACTCCTGGAAGATCAGGTGCGCCGCGGCCGCGGTGGCGAAGGCGAAACGCACCCGATGGATGAAAACTTCATGCACGCTATCGAATCTGGCCTGCCTCCTACCGGCGGCGTGGGCTTCGGCATCGACCGTATGGTCATGCTCCTCACGAACCAGCAGACAATCCGTGACGTGCAACTCTTCCCGCTCATGAAGCCGGAGACCTGTTAATTAATGCATAAGTTGGAATGGCTCATCGCCTGGCGTTACTTAGGGGCTCAACGTAAGAGTCTCTTTGTATCGCTTATCGGTATCTTTAGTATGCTGGGAGTTTCCATTGGCGTGTTTGCGCTGGTGGTGGCCCTTGCCGCAGTAAATGGTTTCGAAGAAGAAGTCACCGCCCAGATGATTGGCAAAGACGCTCACTTCGAAGTGATGGCGTACAACGGCGATTTTATCGCGCCGTATGACAGTCTCATCAAAGAAGTGCGTAGCCGCGATTCACGTGTGGTGGCATCGTCTCCGTTTATCATTTACAAGGTGGGCGTGAGCTCCAAGAAAGTAAACGACGGTATCGTAATCTATGGTATCGAAACCGAAACGGCGAAGGGCGTTACTGACATTCATAAGTATATCAAGTGGGGCAATTACTCCGTCGACAGTCTTGAAGACTTGAGCGGAACGCTCCGCCCTGGAATCATTTTGGGTTCTGGCCTTGCCAATAGGCTTCGGGTGGTGGTTGGCGATAAACTCGTGTTGCAGACCTTCCAAAGCCCCGACGCCATGGTCACAAGCGGTGGCCCGAAAATGATGATGTGCGTAGTGAGTGGTATCTTTGAAACGGGTACTTACGAATACGATGGAAACCTTGCTTACGTAGGCATTCCGGAGCTCCAGAAGTTACTTGGCCTCGATGACGTGGTGACTGGTATCCAGTTCCGCCTGAATAACCATTGGCTTGCGGGCGAGGCGGTGGATAGCCTTGCCTCTTGGCTCGGTTATCCGTATTACGCCATGGATTGGAAAACGAAAAACATCACGCTCCTCAAGTGGATGAACTATGAAAAGTTCATTGTGGCGGCGGTGATTTGCCTCATCATTTTGGTGGCTGCATTCAATATCATCAGTAGCTTGATTATGGTGGTGATTGACAAGACCAAGGAAATCGGCATCCTCCGCAGCATGGGCTTGAGCAAAGGTAGCGTGATGCGCGTCTTTATGCTCATGGGCAGCTTTATTGGCGTGGGTGGTACGATTGTGGGTGGCACCATTGGCCTTGTGCTTTGCAAGTTGCAAGAGGCTTATCACTTTATCAAGCTCCCGGGTGATGTCTACGTGATTCCGTACTTCCCGATTTCGGTGCACATTCTTGACGTGATTTTGATTTTTGTAATTAGCATTGCGCTTTGTGTTCTGGCGACTTTGTTGCCGGCATGGAAGGCTAGCCGCTTGGATCCGGTGGGGGCTATTAGACATGAGTAGTTTACTGCAAACGGTTGACCTCCGTCGAGAATTTTCTGAAACGGGCGAAAAGCTTGAAATCCTCAAGGGCGTGAACTTCTCCATGGAAGAAGGCGAACTTGTGGCCCTTACGGGTTCTTCGGGTTCGGGAAAGTCGACCTTCTTGAATTTGGTGGGAATGCTTGATACACCGACTTCTGGCGAAATCCTTTTTAAGGGCAAGGCTCTTTCCAAATTCAATGACGCTGAACGCGACCGTTACCACCGTGTGCAGGTGGGCTTTGTGTTCCAGTTCCATCACTTGTTGAGCGAATTTACGGCGATTGAAAACGTGTGCGTGCCGGGCCGCATTCTCGGGACTTCTGAAAAGGAATGCAAGGAACGTGCCGCGATGCTTTTGGAAACGGTGGGCCTCAAGGACCGCTTCAAGCATTTGCCGCGAGAACTCAGCGGCGGTGAACGCCAGCGCGTGGCCATTGCCCGTGCACTCATGAACCATCCGGACTTGGTGCTGGCCGACGAACCGAGCGGCAACCTCGATGAGGCGAATTCCGCGATGCTGAACGAATTGATTGGCGAACTCAACGAAAAGTTTAATCAGGCTTTCTTGATTGTGACGCACGACGAAAAATTGGCTAGTTTTGCAAAAAGACGTGTCGTGATGCACGGTGGCGTCATTCAGTAGCTTAAGGAGAAATATGTCTGATATCAACGGTATTTTTTCGAAGAAAGCAAAGGCTGTTTTGCAGGCTGCCCGCATTGCGGCCCGCAACTTGGGTAGCGACAGCGTTACGACCGAGCATTTGCTGCTCGGCCTGGTACGTGAAGATTCCGGCTTTGCCGCCGAAACCTTGCGTGCGCTTAAGATTAATTTGAATGAACTTGGCGAAAATGTGCAGCGCTCGTTGACCACAAATGGTGGCATTATGACTGTAGGCGATGCCCATGGAGCTTTGCTTTCTTTTACAACTCGTTGTAAGGCAGCCCTTTTTAATGCGGCTAAGATTGCCAAAGAAGAAGGCGACCAGTACATTGGTCCCGAACACTTGATGCTTGCCATTTTGCAGCAGGCCGAATCTCCGGCCGCGGGCACGCTTTCGACTTTTGGCGTGACC
This region of uncultured Fibrobacter sp. genomic DNA includes:
- a CDS encoding OmpA family protein is translated as MRFKKDENSNPWMAYTDLGVALVSLFILAFVAMATLKEQKAEDLTRTEEEVLTCQEQMRKIAAERNALLSKSLQTSIEAGLIALEDGKIQIQASFLFPINGADLTKEGEGVIRGISKGLLEALDSTDVIMVSGFTDDTPVKSKTYTNWNLSTERAVNVVKTLIAQGFPPDRLFAAGFGEHMPKYPNDSEEHRRLNRRVEIGVTPLQKTTQE
- a CDS encoding YkgJ family cysteine cluster protein — its product is MESYREYFPTKAFRVAEMRLATLLRAERDRLDAIATSLGRESAIGPDNLLEELPKIKEFTREYHRLFAEYLDAVLPQQPRPIQCRPACGNCCHHYPMSVEPFELVTLYCDLRGRNDLLDIMEACQVRSSLFSKFFEARRAEGAVPDQMDLDDYAEDKALHDYFSAWNPCPFSDKKGDCTVYPLRPVSCRMYFSETDPKFCTPEHLQTPENDSYIVYLPDSIEDAVYGISEHYALLDLPESYFGGLLAVNRFEGLIGGN
- the lysS gene encoding lysine--tRNA ligase; protein product: MAMQDMNDQVQARLAKLEKFKEMGVEAYPHKFNRTHDSKVLKENKAALMASGEEIAFAGRVVRFNRKGKMCFMHLKDRYGRLQVVVARDEVGEENYEVVKMTDLGDFIGVNGSMFETQTGEYSVHVKKVTMLSKAVRPLPVAKEKVDENGNKVVFNEFADVDTRYRQRYIDMALNDDVKEVFIKRSKIMQAIREYLIEKGFIEVETPTLQPIYGGANARPFTTHHNACDMTLYLRVAPELYLKRCIVGGMEKVFEFSKNFRNEGMDRTHSPEFTGLEFYEAYADYNDMMVHFENIYERACIAANGTTKIEYQGKEIDFKAPWPRYSMIEAIEKFGGLKVNEMSDDEIKAKMEELGGHLDGEFSRGRGILELFELTVEDKLIQPMFIKDMPTESTPLCKKHRTIEGLIEQFEPYANGWELGNAYTELNDPIRQRELLEDQVRRGRGGEGETHPMDENFMHAIESGLPPTGGVGFGIDRMVMLLTNQQTIRDVQLFPLMKPETC
- a CDS encoding FtsX-like permease family protein, with translation MHKLEWLIAWRYLGAQRKSLFVSLIGIFSMLGVSIGVFALVVALAAVNGFEEEVTAQMIGKDAHFEVMAYNGDFIAPYDSLIKEVRSRDSRVVASSPFIIYKVGVSSKKVNDGIVIYGIETETAKGVTDIHKYIKWGNYSVDSLEDLSGTLRPGIILGSGLANRLRVVVGDKLVLQTFQSPDAMVTSGGPKMMMCVVSGIFETGTYEYDGNLAYVGIPELQKLLGLDDVVTGIQFRLNNHWLAGEAVDSLASWLGYPYYAMDWKTKNITLLKWMNYEKFIVAAVICLIILVAAFNIISSLIMVVIDKTKEIGILRSMGLSKGSVMRVFMLMGSFIGVGGTIVGGTIGLVLCKLQEAYHFIKLPGDVYVIPYFPISVHILDVILIFVISIALCVLATLLPAWKASRLDPVGAIRHE
- a CDS encoding ABC transporter ATP-binding protein; protein product: MSSLLQTVDLRREFSETGEKLEILKGVNFSMEEGELVALTGSSGSGKSTFLNLVGMLDTPTSGEILFKGKALSKFNDAERDRYHRVQVGFVFQFHHLLSEFTAIENVCVPGRILGTSEKECKERAAMLLETVGLKDRFKHLPRELSGGERQRVAIARALMNHPDLVLADEPSGNLDEANSAMLNELIGELNEKFNQAFLIVTHDEKLASFAKRRVVMHGGVIQ